In Candidatus Hydrogenedentota bacterium, a genomic segment contains:
- a CDS encoding NifB/NifX family molybdenum-iron cluster-binding protein — translation MKVALTEWQGRVSPVLDTARALLIAEVDGGTPTVFHRDAFTSDVPQEMAAQLRALGIELLVCGAVSQPLAECISSTGIRIIPFVSGDIEEVLQAVTARRIPDPAFSMPGCGCRRRAGMGRRMTQGRGQGRGRNCGGSGRGQERGRGRNQT, via the coding sequence ATGAAAGTCGCTTTAACGGAGTGGCAAGGCCGGGTTTCACCCGTGCTCGATACGGCGCGCGCGCTGCTGATCGCCGAAGTCGACGGTGGAACCCCGACCGTTTTTCATCGCGATGCGTTCACCAGCGACGTTCCGCAGGAAATGGCCGCGCAATTACGCGCCTTGGGCATAGAACTCCTGGTGTGCGGCGCCGTCTCCCAACCTCTCGCTGAATGCATTTCCTCGACCGGCATCCGGATTATCCCCTTCGTCTCCGGGGATATCGAGGAAGTATTGCAGGCGGTCACGGCGCGACGGATACCCGACCCGGCATTCTCGATGCCGGGCTGCGGCTGTCGACGGCGAGCGGGTATGGGCCGGCGCATGACTCAGGGCCGGGGCCAGGGACGCGGCCGGAACTGTGGTGGCAGTGGCCGGGGCCAAGAACGTGGTCGAGGGAGAAATCAAACGTAA